The following coding sequences are from one Asterias amurensis chromosome 8, ASM3211899v1 window:
- the LOC139940490 gene encoding uncharacterized protein, with protein MAYSARMANSGLDPGQRARTMSSFLYQLSARDRELDLVHLDHCYSKSWNAHPDASHAKPARMLFVPRTLRLRSDRHNVIEPDVRVDVLTPFQANAVPYDSGRAHSVMNECERHVNFARSSTAEEHSDEEWEKNLTRIGWTSHQNKLFDKIIKHLQSDRLARLAYEGNPNEPVLRRIHLDKCAKKVRRTLASIGWDGKLTQWLHSVLIDSLSSSLLSIYLDVLQTLKSKVPGLIDKMISLSTSSSRCSAASSEALMLLLKRPWDPAVGVLSQHKPKKLPGSPLLVITPNSPSFPSAPTARRVRFWNAQLANLGKVIPVTMHTVSGGSGVSVAQSLEHMVGAVRTKVMELKSHFPNRQIVLIGWSVGALIACHVSLVEHVTAVVCLGFPVTGINGARGGVDEPLLDSKTPTLFVTGQESSVCTQDDIENLREHMRAETGLVVVGGADEHLRMSKMKKKMEGVTQSMVDRCIQDEISDFLCTVLTTSVSESFDRSEFDVDHRKKKEKDKDRKKRVHRDLSLELKGRKTPPAGRGRRSSLPTTPGENLAKPGKLSQVNPGSSFSEQYARYMATMAISKRESKLDSILKKEGGDGNQTKAGKTATPSSYKRKRSKSPNTLKRKQMKLSSLVAMASLPSNQSQEKLGAAPSEPSGLSVEASDLPSSTSSSVTTSLSLTATSPQLSDLLQKSMSKTGMISSKSNPATPSSIGEMPLTVTSSGTMVSPSVSMALSVGAEGTAKTSMTFAQLQQLGLLSSHMAPSTLLQGLNFNIQRGSTKMSVSNRSASTTLEGYKMNSKVSTASSTGTKHKPPRAPSAQKAPLTTSTIQKPPLSTSGTASSLEQSLNTSQLQAAVQQAAMAIAGKMLSNYGQTTSSSEPVSSAPSNAKQVASIAGLLNIPQLVSAALKSVPPATSDVPGRATLKALESLAQGKLETTSGSLDPGLSLAQMVSPDVALQGLFAAQGGPTRVKPKMTTTATTSGPDKKMNIDKEHEQAIQKLQFHDFPLTTVSLTSSSRVPGTVTKAKILKDLEKGNMSGIPLTTLSKSGPQQAMPQLVTSQVSASAMFNQITSSSSLVSTGISSSLHSLQKVQLIDSIASPKTDSKQAAGSTNTTFSSLGKSLMSSHLPSSTTISVRSLQANQSTSKTAGSSIFGKGVSQFSTLGSKPVSTTAANIDLSVKSTTDKVITSKQHVPHVQLARVKLPVGRGASFGDRSGRSTFTGRASPNVIQSDPCNIKKPESQSSAFKPAPVTKVISVSKSAVKPSPNPIILAEVKAIGKQTSLNTSLKVGSTLPKLQAPVVTDATSQQTKTATKILDPVSMDTERKMKPQTSSSSSSSTSSFDDESSKTIKPHESSSSAKIDVGPSGDAGPGGDAGPGSDVGPGSDVGASRDAGPGGDAGPGSVAGPDGDAGPDGDAGPGGDAGPGGDAGPGGDAGPGGDAGPGGDAGPGGDAGPGGDAGPGGDGECDDKGTPLHPSVYTSTRTRRVRTPRQYSDYFE; from the exons AATTGGATGGACCAGCcaccaaaacaaattgtttgataAGATTATCAAGCATCTGCAGTCAGACCGGTTAGCACGATTAGCGTACGAAGGA AATCCTAACGAGCCAGTCTTAAGAAGAATTCATCTTGATAAATGCGCCAAGAAAGTACGCAGAACTCTAGCCTCCATTGGTTGG gatgGCAAGTTAACACAATGGTTACACAGCGTTTTGATAGATAGCCTAAGCTCATCTCTCCTGTCCATTTATCTGGATGTTTTACAGACCCTTAAATCAAAG GTGCCTGGCTTGATTGATAAGATGATAAGTCTGTCCACATCTTCAAGTCGTTGTAGTGCAGCAAGCTCGGAGGCGTTGATGCTACTCCTCAAGAGGCCATGGGATCCTGCTGTGGGTGTATTGAGTCAGCATAAACCC AAAAAGCTACCGGGTTCCCCTCTCCTTGTGATCACCCCAAACAGTCCCTCGTTCCCGTCTGCTCCGACTGCCCGCCGTGTCCGCTTCTGGAATGCTCAACTGGCAAACCTTGGTAAGGTGATTCCAGTCACTATGCACACTGTGAGTGGAGGGAGTGGCGTCAGTGTTGCTCAAAGCCTAGAGCACATGGTAGGCGCTGTACGCACTAAAGTCATGGAG CTGAAGAGTCACTTTCCAAACCGCCAGATTGTTCTCATAGGTTGGTCTGTTGGAGCTCTCATTGCATGCCAT GTTTCATTGGTTGAGCATGTAACAGCGGTTGTGTGTCTTGGTTTTCCTGTCACTGGCATCAATGGAGCAAGGGGG gGAGTCGATGAGCCACTTCTAGACAGCAAGACCCCCACCCTCTTTGTGACCGGCCAGGAGTCTAGTGTCTGTACACAAGATGATATTGAGAATCTAAGGGAGCATATGAGAGCTGAGACTGGCTTGGTGGTAGTGGGAGGAGCAGATGAACATCTTAGGATGTctaagatgaagaagaagatggaAGGAGTGACTCAGAGTATGGTGGATAGATGCATTCAG GATGAAATCAGTGACTTCCTTTGCACCGTTCTCACCACATCAGTTTCGGAAAGTTTTGATCGATCTGAATTTGATGTTGACCATCGTAAGAAGAAAGAGAAGGATAAAGACCGCAAGAAACGAGTCCATCGAGATTTATCCTTGGAGCTGAAAGGGCGCAAGACTCCTCCAGCTGGCCGGGGAAGACGTAGCAGTCTGCCGACAACCCCTGGCGAG AATCTTGCAAAGCCGGGGAAACTCTCTCAAGTCAACCCAGGATCTAGTTTCAGTGAGCAGTATGCGCGCTACATGGCCACTATGGCCATAAGTAAGAGGGAATCAAAGCTTGATTCAATACTGAAGAAAGAAGGAGGGGATGGAAACCAGACTAAAGCGG GTAAAACTGCAACTCCTAGTTCATACAAACGCAAAAGAAGTAAGAGCCCAAACACTCTCAAGCGCAAACAGATGAAACTATCTTCTCTAGTTGCCATGGCAAGTTTACCATCCAATCAAAGCCAAGAGAAACTAGGAGCTGCTCCAAGTGAACCTTCTGGGCTTTCGGTAGAAGCGTCTGATTTACCTTCGTCAACGTCCTCATCAGTGACAACGTCGTTGTCGTTGACTGCAACATCCCCCCAGCTTTCTGATCTCTTACAGAAATCAATGAGCAAAACCGGAATGATTAGCAGTAAGAGTAATCCAGCCACTCCATCCAGCATTGGAGAAATG CCTCTTACCGTGACATCTTCTGGAACTATGGTCAGCCCATCAGTCTCCATGGCCCTGTCTGTTGGTGCAGAGGGAACGGCAAAAACTAGCATGACGTTTGCTCAGCTACAGCAGTTGGGACTACTTTCATCTCACATGGCACCGAGCACACTTCTCcag GGATTGAACTTCAACATCCAAAGAGGTTCCACAAAGATGTCTGTCTCTAATCGGTCTGCTTCAACAACTCTTGAAGGCTATAAGATGAATTCCAAAGTATCTACAGCCTCATCCACAGgaacaaaacacaaaccacCGAGAGCGCCCTCCGCACAGAAAGCCCCTCTGACTACAAGTACAATCCAAAAGCCTCCACTCTCTACTAGTGGCACAGCTTCGTCATTAGAGCAGAGTTTAAACACAAGTCAGCTTCAGGCGGCTGTACAACAGGCTGCTATGGCAATAGCTGGCAAAATGCTTTCCAATTATGGCCAAACTACAAGTTCTTCGGAACCTGTTAGCAGTGCTCCGTCGAATGCAAAACAAGTGGCTTCAATTGCAGGTCTCCTCAATATCCCACAGCTTGTGTCAGCCGCCTTGAAAAGTGTTCCGCCTGCAACATCCGATGTTCCAGGACGCGCCACTCTGAAGGCTCTTGAaagccttgctcaagggaaACTTGAAACCACATCTGGTAGTCTGGATCCTGGACTCTCCTTAGCCCAAATGGTTTCACCAGACGTTGCATTACAAGGGCTCTTTGCTGCTCAGGGTGGTCCTACAAGAGTCAAACCAAAAATGACTACAACCGCAACAACGTCTGGCCCTGACAAAAAGATGAACATTGATAAGGAACATGAGCAAGCAATCCAAAAGCTTCAGTTTCATGACTTTCCACTCACCACCGTGTCGTTAACCTCCTCATCGCGCGTACCAGGTACAGTCACCAAGGCTAAAATTCTGAAAGATCTTGAAAAGGGAAACATGTCTGGCATACCATTGACAACGCTGAGTAAGTCAGGGCCCCAACAAGCTATGCCACAGCTGGTCACTTCACAAGTATCTGCTTCAGCAATGTTCAACCAGATTACCAGCTCCTCTTCTTTGGTGTCGACGGGGATTTCTTCAAGCCTGCACAGTCTTCAGAAGGTTCAGCTTATTGACAGCATAGCTAGTCCCAAGACAGACTCCAAGCAAGCAGCAGGATCCACCAACACAACGTTTTCCTCACTGGGTAAAAGTCTCATGAGTTCTCATTTGCCATCTAGCACTACTATCTCAGTTCGCTCTCTTCAAGCAAACCAAAGTACTTCCAAAACTGCAGGCTCTAGTATTTTTGGAAAAGGGGTGTCCCAGTTCTCCACCTTAGGTAGCAAACCCGTTTCTACAACAGCAGCAAACATAGACCTTTCTGTAAAGTCTACAACTGACAAAGTAATAACTAGTAAACAACACGTTCCGCATGTCCAGCTAGCCAGAGTGAAGCTACCAGTGGGAAGAGGTGCATCCTTCGGAGATAGATCTGGAAGGTCTACATTTACGGGTCGAGCCTCACCTAACGTCATCCAGTCAGACCCTTGTAATATCAAGAAACCAGAGAGTCAATCCTCGGCATTTAAACCAGCTCCAGTAACCAAAGTTATCTCTGTTAGCAAATCAGCCGTTAAACCTTCTCCAAATCCAATCATACTGGCTGAGGTCAAAGCAATTGGCAAACAAACCTCCTTAAATACAAGTCTTAAAGTTGGCAGTACCCTCCCTAAACTACAGGCACCTGTGGTCACTGATGCCACatctcaacaaacaaaaactgctACCAAGATTTTGGATCCTGTTTCCATGGATACAGAAAGGAAGATGAAACCACAgacctcatcatcatcatcttcatctacATCAAGTTTTGATGATGAGAGTTCTAAGACAATAAAACCGCATGAGTCTTCATCCTCAGCTAAGATAGATGTAGGGCCAAGTGGTGATGCAGGACCAGGTGGTGATGCAGGCCCAGGCAGTGACGTAGGACCAGGCAGTGACGTGGGAGCAAGCCGTGATGCAGGACCAGGTGGTGATGCAGGCCCAGGTAGTGTTGCAGGCCCAGATGGTGATGCAGGCCCAGATGGTGATGCAGGACCAGGTGGTGATGCAGGCCCAGGTGGTGATGCAGGCCCAGGTGGTGATGCAGGCCCAGGTGGTGATGCAGGCCCAGGTGGTGATGCAGGCCCAGGTGGTGATGCAGGCCCAGGTGGTGATGCAGGCCCAGGTGGTGATGGAGAATGTGATGATAAAGGAACTCCGCTCCACCCTTCTGTGTACACGTCGACTCGGACCAGAAGAGTGCGTACTCCAAGGCAGTATTCTGACTATTTTGAGTGA